The genomic interval GCCAACTTTTGCCCAAACTGCGCATCCCCGCACTCATCCTCGTCGCGCTGCTCATTGTCCCCGGTTTCCTCGCGCAGCGGCGCGGCGACTTCACTTACGGATTCGGCGGTTTGGGCGAACACAGCCGCAACGGACGCGACAACGCGACGGTAGATGAGGCGTTCGGGCGATTCAATCCCATCGTGCTGCTCGTCCCGCGGGGCGACGTCGCCCGGGAGAAACTACTGGACGAGACCTGCTCCGCCCTTCCGCACGTCACCTCGGTCGTGTCCTATGCCACGGCGGTCGGCGCCGAGATCCCGGAGGCGTTTCTCGACCCCGCCGTCACGAGCCGCTTTTACTCGCAGCACTACAGCCGCCTCATCCTCTACACCGACACGCCGGAGGAGGGCGACACCGCGTTTGCCGCCGTGGAGAACATCCGCGATGCGGCGCGCGCCTATTACGGCGACGACTTCCATATGCTCGGGCAGAGTGTCAGCCTGTACGACATGAAGTCCATCATCACGCAGGACAACAACATGGTGAACGCCGTCGCCGTCGCCGCTATCTTCCTCGTGCTGCTGCTGACCTTTCGGTCGCTCAGCCTGCCCTTTCTGCTGTTGCTGACCATCGAGTCCGCCGTATGGTTCAACCTCGCCGTGCCGTACTTCACCGGCACCCCGCTGTGCTACATCGGCTATCTCGTCATCAGCACCGTACAGCTCGGCGCGACGGTGGATTATGCCATCCTATTTAGCGATCACTATGTATTCCACCGCAAACGGCTGCCCAAACAGGCCGCGCTGAAGCGGACGCTGGGTGAGACCTTTCGGTCGATCCTTCTCTCCGGGACCATTCTGTCTCTCGCGGGCTTCACGCTCTGGTTCTCTTCGTCCAACCCCATCGTGTCGGATCTGGGGCTGCTGCTGGGCCGAGGCGCCCTGCTCTCCATGGCAATGGTCTTTCTCTTCCTCCCCGCCCTCCTCACGCTGTTTGACAAATTCATCGAGCGAACGACGCTGCACGCCGTGTTCGCGGATACCACGGATACCGCGGAACCTTTACAGAGAGGTGAATGATGTGAGACACATTGGCAGAGGCGCCGCCGCGGTGCTGCTTGCCGCCGCACTGGCGCTGCTCCCCGCCGCGGCCTGGGCCGCGCCCGGCGGTTCGGACACCGCCGCACCGCCGCGTCCGACCGGCGTCGGCGCGGTAAGCGGCAAAGAAGAGGTCATCTACGCCACCCTCTCGGCCTCGGGCGACATTCGAAGTGTTTACGCCGTGAACATCCTGCACGTTACGGCGGCCGGCGACATCTCCGACCACGGCGCGTACGCTTCCGTTGAAAATCTCACGGACATCGGCGCTATGACGCTGGACGGGGACAGAGTGACCGCCTCCGCTTCCATCGGTGATTTCTATTACAAAGGGACGCTCGCCAAGCCGCTCCTGCCTTGGAGTATCACCGTCGCCTATCTCCTCGACGGCAACGCGCTGTCGCCGGAGGCGCTCGCCGGGCGGTCCGGCCGCCTCGAAATCCGCATCGACATCGCGCCGGATCCCGGTGCACCGGACGGTTTTTGGAGCGACTATCTCCTCCAGATCTCCATCCCTCTCGATACCGCCCTCTGCCGGCATATCGCCTCGGACGGCGCGACGCTCGCCAACGCCGGCCGAAACAAGGTAGTGACCCACACCGCCATGCCGGGCACCGACACCCATCTCCTCCTCTCGGCCGATGTGGTAAATTTTTCCATGTCCGGCATCGAACTCACCGCCCTGCCCTTCTTTTTGCCCATCGATCTCCCGGACACCGGCCCGATGGCTGAAGATCTGACTGAGCTTTCCGACGCGGTCCGCACACTCAGCAACGGTGCCGCGCAACTGTCAGACGGCGTCCGGGAACTGGCCGCCGGCGGCTCAGCGCTTCGAACGGGCGCCGGCGACTTCCTGACGGGGCTCACGCGCCTGGACGGCGGCTCGGCCGCACTTATAGACGGTTCCGCCGAGATTGCGGGCGCCCTAGACAGCATCGCCGCCGCCCTAAACGGCCCCGCCGCCGTCGACTTTGAGGAACTGACACAGCTTCCAGCGGCATTGACACAGCTTTCCGCCGGTCTGGGCGGTGTGACGGAGGGATTTGACGCCTTACGGACTGGTTTCGCAGCGGCCCGCGACCCGCTCGAAGCGGCGGTTGCGGCCATTCCAGACGAGGCTGTGGACGAGGCCGCTCTTGCGCGGCTCTATGCCGCAAATCCCAGTGAAAAAGCACTTCTCGATCGTCTCGCCGCCTATTACGTCGCCGCGGCCGCCGTGCGGGAGACCTACCGGGCCGTGACGCCCGCATTCGACGCCGTCGGCGAAACCCTGGACACATTGTCCGGCCATTTGCACACGCTGTCCGGCTCATTGTCGACGTTGGCGGCGGCGGCCCAGGGCCTCTCCGCGGGCGACACATCGGTCGCCGCCCTGACCCAGCTCACGGCGGGGCTGACCGCGCTGCACACGCGTTACGCGGCTTTCCACGCGGGGCTTGCAGCCTACACGGGCGGCGTGACGGAGCTCACCCGTGCCTGCTCGGCACTGGACACCGGTGTCGCCGACACGGCAAACGGCGCGACGGCGCTCGCAGGCGGTGCGGACGAACTGCGCGGCGGCCTTCTGACCCTGCGCGACGCCACACAGGAGATCCCCGCCCGCATCGAGACTGAGATCGCCTCAATCGTGAGTGGTTACGACACCTCGGACTTCACACCCCGCTCCTTCATCTCGCCCAAGAATACCGACGTCCTCTCCGTCCAGTTTGTAATGACGACGGAGAAAATCGAACCCCCAACCCCCGCGCCTGCCCCTCCCGCACCCGCGTCGAAGGCGAATCTCTGGACGAGATTCCTCGACCTGTTCCGGTGAGATTGTGCTTTATAAAGACACAAAAAATCCGCCCTTTGGCGGATTTTTTGTGTCGGGAATTCAGCTGCGTAACGCCCGGAAGAGAGCGGTGTCTGTGAACTGCTCAAAGATGAGTTTTTCACCATCGCATTTCCACACATGAGCCACACGGGCGTCGAGTTCTTTTCCGGTTTTTCTGTTGATGCCTTTGTAATTTCCGAGCATGATGATTGTGTTTTCGGTCTCGATAAATTCCTGAGGCGCGAGCTGAAAATGATCCCAATCCGCATTGAGCGGCAAAAATACATTTTCCACAATTTCCTGAGCCGACTTGTAAATGCCGCCGTAAGGGCCGCCGGCCATTTCGATCCAAATCAGGTTGTCAAACGCCTTCCCGATTTCCGGCAAAGAAGCAACTGCATCATAAACAGCAGTCACTTCGGCCATAGTTATTTTGCTCATTTGGGTTCACACTCCTTGGGATAAGAAATCTGTGAAAGTATGTGTATACTTCCACCCGAGAACGAATGCGATATCTTTCCGTCTTGATCCCAGCCGATGAATTTGCCCATTGCAATCTTGTTGTTGAAGTTCAGCAAATACGCCGCGCCGCATGGAATGAACAGTTCTCGCCACGACATAAGATACACATTTTCATCCATCTTAAAGTAATCGCAGGGCTCGCAGGCAGAATGACCGAACTGCTCACCTCTGAGGTTGTGCCAGCAGATTCTCTCGCTGTTCAGATATATATGCTCGTAATACATATTCGGACTGTAATTGATATACAGTCTGGTTCCGATGAGTTCACGAGTTCGCTCAGGCTTAAAGTCTGTCCACACTTTGCCCGAAAGACCTCCGATTAAAAAACGCTGAACAACACGACACTCACCTTCCACAGGCATAGGACGTGCCGTAGCTGGAACGGCGACAGCGCGGTTTGTATTTGTGTTCAAGATGATGTTGACGTCCTCATTTTCAGAGTCCAGAATTTCCACGCTTATGTAGTATAAACCCTCCTGACTTTTAAACGTGGTAATAGACGCCTTACAGGTATTCTCTCCGCGGGTGTATACTGAATCGGAATCGTTGATGTTTAAGTCAATTTCCACCGGAGACACCTTTTCTATGAGCTGTGCTTCGCCGCAGGCTTCATCAAATGTAAATCTCAGTTGCCGACCCGCAAAATCCCGTACGGGTTCTTTGAGATTATGCGACGCATCATCCTTAAAAGCCTCCATGGTTTTCCATTCCTTCGGCGCACTGTTATCGTTTGCCATAAACAAAAACTTCCTCTCAAAAATGAATGAACCGCTGTTGTTCACAACAAGGATCGATCCGGCGTTACAATGATCTTCACATGCTGCTTGCGCTCCTCGCTCAGGAGCGTTTCGAACCCTTCTTTGACAATATCATCAAGGTATATCCTCTTCGTTATATATCCTTTGGCAGGAATACGTCCGTCTTCAAGCATCTTGAGTACACTGAGGAAATCGTTGCCGTGATAGATGGCCGAACCGATCACGTGTTTTTCCCGCAAAACGATTTCTATGGCGTTGATCGGCGGATTTTCCCCCCACAGGCTGATAACCACCAGAGTGCCATCAAATTTCAGCGACTGCAAGCCGAGCTCCAGACCGACAGCCGCGCCATATGTCTCAAAGGCGATGTCCGCGCCGAGGCCTCCGTTGAGTCCTTTCACTGCGGAGGCGATATCGGGGATTTCCTCGGGGTCTATGAGATGATCTGCACCGGAACGCATGGCGTACTCCTGGCGCACAGATTTGCGCACCACAGCTATGATCTTCCTCGCACCGGACGCTTTCAAACACTCGATAACGCCCAAACCTATCGGACCGGCTCCCATCACCACCGCAGTCATGCCGGTTTTGAATCGTCCGCCGACACGCAGGGAGTGAAACCCCACCGCGATGGGCTCCACGAGCGCCGCTCTTTCATAGTCCAGATTGTCCGGGATTTTGTGCGTAAATTTCTCAGGGAATACGGTGTACTCGGCAAATCCACCGCCGCCGCCGGAAATTCCGTGTATACCAAGCGTCTCGCACAGGTTGAACTCACCACTCAGGCAAGCCGGACATTGCAAACAGGCCACAGTCGCCTCAGTGACGACCCTGTCGCCGACCTTGAACTTGCTCACGCCTTCGCCGATCTCCACAACCTCTCCGGAAAGCTCGTGACCGAGAATGACAGGCGCTGTATCACCGGTAATCGGGTGCGGCACGCCCACCGGGATACTGATCGGTCCAGCCGCGTATTCACCAATGTCCGAACCGCATATGCCACACCATTTCACCCTAATCTTGACGCACCCTGGTTTTACCCGAGGTTCCGGTACGTCAACGACTCTCACGTCGCCCTTCGCATACCACATAGCTGCTCGCATATCTACGGCCTCCCTGCAATAGATGGTTTCAAGTGCCCTTAATGTTTACTGTTCATAGTTCAGGCAACTCTTCTTGAGACGCAGAAAATTGGTTCTTACAACCCATCCACGAGTTCTTTCCAACGCTTACGCCATTCATCTTCATTTTTACTTTCTCGCTTTCGAGTCCAAGCTTTCAAACGAACAGCGTCATAATTCCTATGAAAAAAATCATAATTATTCGGATCTTCCGTCTTCCATATGACCATGCTGCGACGATTTTCTTCCCTATCTAATTCCGCCGAATACAAATCCACCTTTATGTGGGTCATGTATGCAAATTCATCTTTATAAATCACTTCAAATATTGCAAAAGGCAGAACAATATCGGTCAGATGATAGTCAAAGCGCTTGTTGTCTTCATAAGCTGTTTTATATTCATTTTCATTTTCCAATAATTTTCTTATAGCAAAATAAGAACTATAAAACACAATTTCCTGCTTATCTCTATCTAAAGCAGAAGTGTTGATTTTTCTTACACCGTCTTGAACAACGAATGGAGTCGGAGCATTGATAATCATTTCCAAATGCGCACCATTTTTCAAGGAATATTCTAAAAACTCACCTACTTTATGATGTGAAATCTTTTCGTTTCTGTGATAGAAGTCAGAATACTGGGGTGTAAGAATGGACGTCCCTGCAAAATTCAAAAGTCGAATTTCATGAACTTTCGTGCCTTTCGTGCCATTTTCCTCGCGTGTACCATCCATTATCTCTTTCTG from Oscillospiraceae bacterium carries:
- a CDS encoding molybdenum cofactor biosynthesis F family protein; the encoded protein is MANDNSAPKEWKTMEAFKDDASHNLKEPVRDFAGRQLRFTFDEACGEAQLIEKVSPVEIDLNINDSDSVYTRGENTCKASITTFKSQEGLYYISVEILDSENEDVNIILNTNTNRAVAVPATARPMPVEGECRVVQRFLIGGLSGKVWTDFKPERTRELIGTRLYINYSPNMYYEHIYLNSERICWHNLRGEQFGHSACEPCDYFKMDENVYLMSWRELFIPCGAAYLLNFNNKIAMGKFIGWDQDGKISHSFSGGSIHILSQISYPKECEPK
- a CDS encoding MMPL family transporter, whose translation is MEYISKFVPDHKRLVTALFVAPALVCAFLFLGVNVNFNIAEYLPQDAASTKALSVMETEFVQAVPNARVMLRDISVREALIYKQRLGEIEGVSDVTWLDDVVDIRQPLEMADRATVENYYKDGHALISFTIHRGGETAATTAIYDLVGERGALTGDAVGRAEMQRLTGSETMHAIIILLPIILIILLLTTRSWLEPLLFLGAIGISIVINMGTNIVFGEVSFITNAVSPILQLAVSLDYAIFLLHSFDAFRRETDDVHAAMRMAMKRALPAIAASAATTLFGFLALIFMRFRIGSDLGVNLAKGIVLSFLSVMIFLPALTLCCHKLLDKTKHRPFLPSHRDPGQLLPKLRIPALILVALLIVPGFLAQRRGDFTYGFGGLGEHSRNGRDNATVDEAFGRFNPIVLLVPRGDVAREKLLDETCSALPHVTSVVSYATAVGAEIPEAFLDPAVTSRFYSQHYSRLILYTDTPEEGDTAFAAVENIRDAARAYYGDDFHMLGQSVSLYDMKSIITQDNNMVNAVAVAAIFLVLLLTFRSLSLPFLLLLTIESAVWFNLAVPYFTGTPLCYIGYLVISTVQLGATVDYAILFSDHYVFHRKRLPKQAALKRTLGETFRSILLSGTILSLAGFTLWFSSSNPIVSDLGLLLGRGALLSMAMVFLFLPALLTLFDKFIERTTLHAVFADTTDTAEPLQRGE
- a CDS encoding nucleotide-binding protein, encoding MKIFMGSSKEALSHCDLVGVILEELGHTIVPWNESGRVFIPGQYTMDALIRKFDDVDAGVFVVSPDDIAQIRDKSGLKITRDNVWFEAGIMIGKKGKSNVVLCICDKDIHIPTDWHGITTIDISHDDKQHIIKRGFCAWIDNILPKPSLISPNVYLSSRRDVETLYTQKEIMDGTREENGTKGTKVHEIRLLNFAGTSILTPQYSDFYHRNEKISHHKVGEFLEYSLKNGAHLEMIINAPTPFVVQDGVRKINTSALDRDKQEIVFYSSYFAIRKLLENENEYKTAYEDNKRFDYHLTDIVLPFAIFEVIYKDEFAYMTHIKVDLYSAELDREENRRSMVIWKTEDPNNYDFFHRNYDAVRLKAWTRKRESKNEDEWRKRWKELVDGL
- a CDS encoding 2,3-butanediol dehydrogenase, whose product is MRAAMWYAKGDVRVVDVPEPRVKPGCVKIRVKWCGICGSDIGEYAAGPISIPVGVPHPITGDTAPVILGHELSGEVVEIGEGVSKFKVGDRVVTEATVACLQCPACLSGEFNLCETLGIHGISGGGGGFAEYTVFPEKFTHKIPDNLDYERAALVEPIAVGFHSLRVGGRFKTGMTAVVMGAGPIGLGVIECLKASGARKIIAVVRKSVRQEYAMRSGADHLIDPEEIPDIASAVKGLNGGLGADIAFETYGAAVGLELGLQSLKFDGTLVVISLWGENPPINAIEIVLREKHVIGSAIYHGNDFLSVLKMLEDGRIPAKGYITKRIYLDDIVKEGFETLLSEERKQHVKIIVTPDRSLL